The following proteins are encoded in a genomic region of Planctomycetaceae bacterium:
- a CDS encoding diguanylate cyclase, whose translation MTIDLSRCLKLPTLPTIAIEVLRLFDDPDSSIDQIASVIRKDPAISTRLLKAANSSQYGNMGDVSDVKRATTLLGRNSVAPLVLSFSLARQSIEPGEHASYFKQFWLRSFVQATASEMLGSYFGSPKLKSECYTTSLLSGVGKLAMLRAEPARYVPLLDKAADEGVPLTALELAEFGLTHHKMSSVMLGQIGLPVRCVSAILAIDQTPDSPEPADSDSRLVKITRTANAIASLLCDKSQGVSIVELEECLDDLALPVEMTSEDLLQMIQDRIEATADLFEVDPRKVPPVADILQEALDQLSRISSMATEPEANEKVPDQLLEENGMLKRRVADLLRASRIDVLTGVYNRGYLVAQMKERAAVHRLRGHSFGMGVVDIDHFKKINDTYGHQAGDQVLKLVAEALQHCLRDVDLLGRYGGEEFVVLLDNVSPHVINLIGERMRKTVEQLPVHIGTATIPVTISVGLCEATVNEDPAEFTERLFAAADAAMYDAKRSGRNRFCVAEFDDGLALSSKDELRPRTAMVASSPSNN comes from the coding sequence ATGACGATCGATCTTTCACGATGTTTGAAATTGCCAACGCTGCCTACGATCGCAATCGAGGTCTTACGATTGTTTGATGATCCGGACAGTTCGATTGACCAGATTGCTTCGGTCATTCGTAAAGATCCGGCTATTTCAACCCGGCTGCTGAAGGCGGCTAATTCTTCTCAATACGGAAATATGGGCGACGTGAGCGATGTTAAGCGCGCCACGACGTTGCTGGGGCGGAACAGTGTTGCACCATTAGTTCTCAGCTTCTCCCTTGCTCGACAGTCAATCGAGCCCGGTGAACATGCGTCATACTTCAAACAGTTCTGGTTGCGATCCTTCGTTCAGGCGACGGCATCGGAAATGTTGGGGAGTTATTTTGGATCGCCGAAACTCAAATCGGAATGCTACACAACGAGTTTGCTATCCGGTGTTGGTAAGCTGGCCATGTTACGAGCTGAACCAGCTCGCTATGTGCCGCTACTGGATAAAGCTGCCGACGAAGGAGTACCGCTTACTGCACTGGAGTTGGCAGAGTTTGGACTCACTCACCACAAGATGTCGTCGGTGATGCTGGGCCAGATTGGCCTGCCCGTTCGTTGTGTGTCCGCAATTCTGGCGATTGATCAGACGCCCGACAGTCCGGAACCGGCTGATTCAGACAGTCGTCTGGTAAAAATCACCCGGACAGCGAATGCCATTGCATCTTTGCTCTGTGACAAGAGTCAGGGAGTATCAATTGTTGAGCTCGAGGAGTGTCTCGACGACCTCGCTCTTCCAGTGGAGATGACATCGGAAGACTTGCTTCAGATGATCCAGGATCGCATTGAAGCTACTGCCGATCTTTTTGAGGTCGATCCGCGAAAGGTGCCGCCTGTCGCGGATATTCTTCAGGAAGCACTGGATCAACTCTCTCGGATATCGTCGATGGCAACGGAGCCAGAGGCCAATGAGAAAGTGCCGGACCAATTGCTCGAAGAAAACGGTATGTTGAAGCGTCGGGTTGCGGATCTGCTTCGAGCATCGCGAATCGATGTACTCACGGGCGTATACAATCGAGGCTATCTGGTGGCTCAGATGAAAGAGAGAGCTGCAGTTCATCGATTGAGAGGCCATTCTTTTGGGATGGGTGTTGTTGACATCGATCACTTCAAGAAAATCAATGATACATACGGCCATCAGGCAGGCGATCAGGTCCTGAAACTGGTTGCTGAGGCCCTTCAGCATTGCCTGCGCGATGTCGATTTGCTGGGTAGATATGGCGGTGAGGAGTTTGTCGTCCTGCTGGATAATGTCAGTCCCCATGTCATAAATCTGATTGGGGAACGAATGAGGAAAACGGTCGAACAACTGCCTGTTCACATTGGCACCGCGACCATTCCGGTGACGATCAGCGTTGGGTTATGTGAAGCGACGGTCAATGAAGACCCGGCTGAATTTACGGAACGCCTGTTTGCGGCGGCCGATGCAGCGATGTACGACGCAAAACGGTCCGGGCGAAATCGATTCTGTGTCGCGGAGTTCGATGATGGACTTGCGCTGAGTTCGAAGGACGAGTTGCGGCCCCGAACAGCAATGGTCGCTTCCTCACCATCAAACAATTAA